GACTGGGGAAGCATCCATTTGTaaaagaaagagatgaaacaACTTGGACCAAACCCCATTGTTCTATTCTTCTATTGTTCTATGAAGCTAAATTCCACAGGGCTATTTGTTCATCCACATGAGCCTGAAAATATGCAATTCTGCAGAACTTTCTTTGGACAGCTTTGTGATTAAAAACACCTAATGAAACTTGCTCCTGAAGCTTCCCtattcctgggggaaaaaaaccaaaccaaaacaacaaaaacaaacgcaaaaaaacccaaaaccaccaacaaatcCGATATCAGTATCTactggacaagaaaaaaaaagcaatggtgGGAGACTCAGTAAAGAAAACTGTTCCTTATATAACCCTTTCTATTTAcactcattttttccccaaagataaAAAGATGGCATCTATCTGATATACATGAGCAGCTCTGAAAACCAAGCTTCCTTTTGAAGTAATATCCTAGAAGTCTTTCATTTATAAATGATTACTTACAGATCCAATAAATTTGACTATTTTGAGTAGAAAGTAGGATAAGAGAAAAGGTAATACAtgttattctttttgtttctgtaatcTGTATCTGCCATATTTGTAGACAGAAATCTTCACAGGTTTTATCATCATGCACTAACTGACTTACTAAATAAGCCAGTGTCTGAGATAGTGAGTTACAAATACagtataaacacacacaccccccccaaactaTGAAATTATGTGgcattttctttgcagcaaaGTGCAGTAAGGGAGGAAGGCTaagctgaaggaagaaagaaaaaaaaaacaaaaaacaaaacaaacaaacaaaaaaaacccaacaaaaaccgaacacccaaaaaacccaaaaccagctTTCTTCTTCACAGGTAGAGCAACTAAGTCTTTATTTCCCCTTCCTGATCACATGGGTTATTGTGACTAGGTATTACCTTCAGTGGAAAAATACAATCAATTGTATCTAAATGACTGGTCTCCCATTTATGTTACCCCTTTAATTTGGTATTGTTGATATGCAAGTAATCAATTTACAGTTAAAATGGAATGATCTGGGATAATGGATTTTGTCATCCTCATCCCCTCACATCCCCACTTCCCCTCCAAACACCTAGATTCCCACCACCACTCCCCAAACCcagaacaacacaaaacaaaggaTAGCCTCGGTAAAAGTAGGCAAGTAGTATGGagcatttgtaaaatgtttgaaaaaaaccacaaaaccagaaccaaaaccaaaaaaactcaagaacaactaaacacacacacacaccacacgcccccccccccccccccgccaaacctCACACCAACTTTCATTTTGGTGTACAAAACCTATTAAGTTAAAACAGTATCTGACCATGCCATCAACTTATGGAGATGTTCCATCAAGCACAGATCATACTTTAACAGACACTCTTTATATTCTGTCAGTCACACTATAACCAGATTTAATCAATTCCACAGGAATGTAACATGTCAGAGGAGTTCATATAGCATTCCAAAACAGAAACACTACTCTAATTTTTGAGTCATAACACCTTACAAGATaaaaattctaaagaaaaaacagagagcatGCATCAAAAATTCTCTAGGCAAGTCCTCAAGTGTATCATTTGAAGGATTTTAATAAAGATACCATAATctttcaaaatgagaaataaaatccaatTCAAGAGTATTTTGCCTATGAAAATGATCCATTTTCTAGAGTAGCCACTTCCATGTAGAACTTACTAACCACAGTGTATCTATTAAAACAGTAACAACCCAAGCTATTGAAATACACTATTCCAAAACTCGCAGTAATCTTATTTCTCTAGTCTTTTTACTTCTGAGTAATAGGAAAAGAGTTCTGGTCCATTAACTCGCCCACTCTCTCCTGGAGGAAGTTAACCAACTCGGCTAATACAAAGACATGAGTTTCATCCAGGTCTTGTATGATGAACTTCTTTCCCAATGCATTTGACTCATCCAAGTAGA
This genomic window from Accipiter gentilis chromosome 5, bAccGen1.1, whole genome shotgun sequence contains:
- the GTF2H5 gene encoding general transcription factor IIH subunit 5 isoform X2, with amino-acid sequence MVNVLKGVLIECDPAMKQFLLYLDESNALGKKFIIQDLDETHVFVLAELVNFLQERVGELMDQNSFPITQK